In one Pseudomonas sp. R84 genomic region, the following are encoded:
- a CDS encoding FCD domain-containing protein, with protein MNSISRAVPEVALQAIRKLITEQGFGAGDALPSQRDLALQLGVSRASLREALSSLSALGVVSIQPGKGVFVQSPVELSRGENAPGWSFAAQASPLDIFQLRYALEGFAAGLAAVTLSTFDLDALEDNVAAMRDQLKAGDFDAAAKLDFEFHRRILLASGNQAMLNILTASAEMFLESQKLPFIRAERAMETWQEHRKILRALARRASAAAQKAMQEHVRNAALRTGISFIAPATA; from the coding sequence ATGAATTCGATTTCCCGTGCAGTACCCGAAGTGGCGCTGCAAGCGATCCGCAAACTGATCACCGAGCAGGGTTTCGGCGCGGGCGATGCCTTGCCGTCGCAACGGGATCTGGCGCTGCAACTGGGCGTCAGCCGGGCGTCGTTGCGCGAGGCACTGTCATCGTTAAGTGCGCTGGGCGTGGTCAGTATTCAGCCGGGCAAAGGCGTGTTCGTGCAGTCGCCGGTGGAGCTGTCGCGCGGCGAAAATGCACCGGGTTGGTCGTTTGCAGCGCAGGCGTCGCCGCTGGATATCTTTCAGTTGCGCTATGCGCTGGAAGGTTTTGCGGCGGGACTGGCGGCGGTGACCTTGAGCACGTTCGATCTGGATGCGCTGGAAGACAATGTTGCGGCCATGCGTGACCAGTTGAAGGCCGGCGACTTCGACGCCGCCGCGAAACTCGACTTCGAATTCCACCGGCGCATACTGTTGGCCAGCGGCAATCAGGCGATGCTGAACATCCTCACGGCCAGCGCCGAGATGTTCCTGGAAAGCCAGAAACTACCGTTCATCCGCGCCGAGCGCGCCATGGAGACCTGGCAGGAACACCGCAAGATTCTGCGGGCCCTCGCACGCCGGGCGTCCGCTGCGGCGCAAAAAGCCATGCAGGAACACGTGCGCAACGCCGCACTGCGCACCGGAATTTCCTTCATCGCCCCCGCCACGGCGTGA
- a CDS encoding transporter substrate-binding domain-containing protein, translated as MTKRYSALLAALFSSLLLSQAPAHADGLDDVVKRGTLKVAVPQDFPPFGSVGPDMKPRGLDIDTAKLLADQLKVKLELTPVNSTNRIPFLTTGKVDLVISSLGKNPEREKVIDFSRAYAPFYLAVFGPPDSAIASLDDLKGKTISVTRGAIEDIELTKVAPEGVTIKRFEDNNSTIAAYLAGQVDLIASGNVVMVAISEKNPKRVPALKVKLKDSPVYVGVNKNEAALLAKVNDILTTAKADGALEKNSQTWLKEPLPADL; from the coding sequence ATGACCAAGCGTTACAGCGCCCTCCTCGCCGCTCTGTTTTCCTCTCTGTTGCTCAGCCAGGCTCCCGCTCACGCCGATGGTCTCGACGACGTGGTCAAGCGCGGCACGCTGAAAGTCGCCGTGCCTCAGGACTTCCCGCCGTTCGGCTCGGTCGGCCCGGACATGAAGCCGCGCGGTCTGGACATCGACACGGCGAAACTGCTGGCCGATCAACTCAAGGTCAAACTCGAACTGACCCCGGTCAACAGCACCAACCGCATCCCGTTCCTCACCACTGGCAAAGTCGATCTGGTGATTTCCAGCCTCGGCAAAAACCCCGAGCGCGAGAAAGTCATCGACTTCTCCCGCGCCTATGCTCCGTTCTATCTCGCCGTGTTCGGCCCGCCAGACTCTGCGATCGCCAGCCTCGACGACCTCAAGGGCAAGACCATCAGCGTCACCCGCGGCGCCATCGAAGACATCGAACTGACCAAGGTCGCCCCCGAAGGCGTGACCATCAAGCGCTTCGAAGACAACAACTCGACCATCGCCGCTTACCTCGCAGGGCAAGTTGACCTAATCGCCAGCGGCAACGTGGTGATGGTCGCAATCAGCGAAAAGAACCCGAAACGCGTTCCAGCCCTGAAAGTGAAGCTCAAGGATTCGCCGGTCTACGTCGGCGTGAACAAGAACGAAGCGGCGCTGCTGGCCAAGGTCAACGACATCCTGACCACCGCCAAGGCTGACGGCGCACTGGAAAAGAATTCGCAGACCTGGCTGAAAGAGCCACTGCCGGCCGATCTCTGA
- a CDS encoding amino acid ABC transporter permease: MAYQFDFMPVVENTDLLLRGALFTLELTAIGALLGVGVGIVGALVRAWNIRPFSAIFGVYVELIRNTPFLVQLFFIFFGLPSLGVQISEWQAAVLAMVINLGAYSTEIIRAGIQAIPRGQLEAAAALAMTRFEAFRHVVLLPALGKVWPALSSQIIIVMLGSAVCSQIATEELSFVANFIQSRNFRAFETYALTTLIYLCMALLIRQLLNWIGRRYISRSRA, encoded by the coding sequence ATGGCTTATCAGTTCGATTTCATGCCGGTGGTGGAAAACACCGACCTGTTGCTGCGCGGGGCGCTGTTCACCCTTGAGCTGACCGCCATCGGTGCGTTGCTCGGGGTCGGCGTCGGAATTGTCGGGGCGTTGGTGCGGGCGTGGAACATCCGCCCGTTCTCGGCAATCTTCGGCGTCTACGTCGAGTTGATCCGCAACACGCCGTTTCTGGTGCAGTTGTTCTTCATCTTCTTCGGTTTGCCGTCGCTTGGCGTGCAGATTTCCGAATGGCAAGCGGCGGTGCTGGCGATGGTGATCAACCTCGGCGCCTATTCGACCGAGATCATTCGCGCCGGCATTCAGGCGATTCCTCGCGGGCAACTGGAAGCCGCAGCGGCGCTGGCGATGACGCGTTTCGAGGCGTTCCGTCATGTAGTTTTGCTGCCAGCGCTGGGCAAAGTCTGGCCGGCGCTGAGCAGCCAGATCATCATCGTCATGCTCGGCTCGGCGGTGTGTTCGCAGATCGCCACGGAAGAGCTGAGCTTCGTCGCCAACTTCATTCAATCGCGCAACTTCCGCGCCTTTGAAACCTACGCGCTGACCACGCTGATCTACCTGTGCATGGCGCTGCTGATTCGCCAGTTGCTCAATTGGATCGGTCGCCGCTACATCAGCAGGAGCCGCGCATGA
- a CDS encoding amino acid ABC transporter permease translates to MSDFTFWDILRNLLVGLQWTLALSLVAFIGGGIVGLLILIMRISKNPVSSSIARTWIELFQGTPLLMQLFLVFFGVALAGIEISPWMAAAIALTLFTSAYLAEIWRGCVESIANGQWEASASLALNPLEQLRYVILPQALRIAVAPTVGFSVQVVKGTAVTSIIGFTELTKTGGMLANATFEPFMVYGLVALGYFLLCYPLSLSARYLERRLHASA, encoded by the coding sequence ATGAGCGATTTCACTTTCTGGGACATCCTGCGCAACCTGCTCGTCGGCCTGCAATGGACGCTGGCGCTGTCGCTGGTGGCGTTCATTGGCGGCGGGATCGTCGGCCTGCTGATATTGATCATGCGCATTTCGAAAAACCCTGTGTCGAGCAGCATCGCCCGCACCTGGATTGAGCTGTTCCAGGGCACGCCACTGTTGATGCAGCTGTTTCTGGTGTTCTTCGGCGTGGCGCTGGCCGGGATCGAAATCTCGCCGTGGATGGCCGCAGCGATTGCTCTGACCTTGTTCACCAGCGCCTATCTGGCAGAGATCTGGCGTGGCTGCGTCGAGTCGATCGCCAACGGTCAGTGGGAAGCCTCGGCGAGTCTGGCGCTCAATCCACTGGAACAGCTGCGCTACGTGATCCTGCCGCAGGCGCTGCGCATTGCTGTGGCGCCGACCGTGGGCTTCTCTGTGCAAGTGGTCAAGGGCACCGCGGTGACCTCGATTATCGGTTTCACCGAGCTGACCAAGACTGGCGGCATGCTTGCCAACGCCACGTTTGAACCGTTCATGGTCTACGGCCTCGTCGCCCTCGGCTACTTCCTGCTCTGCTACCCCTTGTCCCTCAGTGCGCGCTACCTGGAAAGGAGACTGCATGCCTCTGCTTAG
- a CDS encoding amino acid ABC transporter ATP-binding protein, translated as MPLLRISALHKYYGDHHVLKGIDLSVEEGQVVAIIGRSGSGKSTLLRTLNGLESINDGVIEVDGEYLDAARADLRSLRQKVGMVFQQFNLFPHLTVGENVMLAPQVVQKVPKAKAAELAREMLERVGLGEKFDAFPDRLSGGQQQRVAIARALAMSPKVLLCDEITSALDPELVNEVLSVVRQLAKDGMTLIMVTHEMRFAREVGDKLVFMHHGKVHEVGDPKVLFANPQTAELANFIGTVEATA; from the coding sequence ATGCCTCTGCTTAGAATTTCCGCCCTGCATAAATACTACGGCGATCACCACGTGCTCAAAGGCATCGACCTCAGCGTCGAGGAAGGTCAGGTGGTCGCGATCATCGGCCGCAGCGGCTCGGGCAAATCCACCTTGCTGCGTACGCTCAATGGTCTGGAGTCGATCAACGACGGCGTGATCGAAGTCGACGGCGAATACCTCGACGCCGCCCGCGCCGATCTGCGCAGCCTGCGGCAGAAGGTCGGCATGGTCTTTCAGCAGTTCAATCTGTTCCCGCACCTGACCGTGGGCGAAAACGTCATGCTCGCGCCGCAAGTGGTGCAGAAAGTGCCAAAGGCCAAAGCGGCGGAGTTGGCGCGGGAGATGCTTGAGCGCGTGGGTCTTGGGGAAAAATTCGATGCCTTCCCCGATCGGTTGTCCGGCGGTCAGCAGCAGCGTGTGGCGATTGCCCGGGCATTAGCGATGTCGCCGAAGGTTTTGCTGTGCGACGAGATCACCTCGGCGCTCGACCCGGAACTGGTCAATGAAGTGCTCAGCGTCGTGCGGCAGCTGGCCAAGGACGGCATGACGCTGATCATGGTCACCCACGAAATGCGCTTCGCCCGCGAGGTCGGCGACAAACTGGTGTTCATGCACCATGGCAAGGTGCATGAGGTGGGGGATCCGAAGGTGTTGTTTGCCAATCCGCAGACGGCGGAACTGGCGAACTTTATTGGTACGGTGGAAGCGACAGCCTGA
- the ppx gene encoding exopolyphosphatase — MPQSQAKNLSLIAAIDLGSNSFHMVVAKAQNGEIRILERLGEKVQLAAGIDDERKLNEESMQRGLDCLKRFAQLINGMPLGAVRIVGTNALREARNRLEFIHRAEEILGHPVEVISGREEARLIYLGVSHTLADTPGKRLVADIGGGSTEFIIGQRFEPLLRESLQMGCVSFTQRYFKDGKITPARYAQAYTAARLEIMSIEHALHRLTWDEAIGSSGTIRAIGLALKAGGHGTGEVNAEGLAWLKRRLFKLGDVDKIDFEGIKPDRRTIFPAGLAILEAIFDALELQRMDHCDGALREGVLYDLLGRHHHEDVRERTLTSLMERYHVDLEQAARVERKALHAFDQVAVDWELDDGIWRELLGWAAKVHEVGLDIAHYHYHKHGAYLIEHSDLAGFSREDQQMLALLVRGHRRNIPKDKFADFGDDGDKLIRLCVLLRFAILFHHIRGTQTMPQVVLHAKGNTLDVEFPENWLDENQLTQADFGLEADWLTRVGIVLTVH, encoded by the coding sequence ATGCCGCAATCCCAAGCCAAGAATCTGTCCCTGATCGCCGCAATCGACCTGGGCTCCAACAGCTTTCACATGGTCGTGGCCAAGGCCCAGAACGGCGAAATCCGCATTCTCGAACGTCTAGGCGAAAAGGTTCAGCTCGCCGCCGGCATCGACGATGAGCGCAAGCTCAACGAAGAATCGATGCAGCGCGGCCTCGATTGCCTCAAACGCTTTGCCCAACTGATCAACGGTATGCCGCTGGGCGCCGTACGCATCGTCGGCACCAACGCCCTGCGTGAAGCGCGCAACCGCCTCGAATTCATCCACCGCGCCGAAGAAATCCTCGGCCACCCGGTGGAAGTCATCTCTGGCCGTGAAGAGGCGCGTCTGATCTACCTCGGCGTGTCGCACACCCTTGCCGACACCCCCGGCAAACGCTTGGTCGCCGACATCGGCGGCGGCAGTACCGAATTCATCATTGGGCAACGCTTCGAGCCATTGTTGCGCGAAAGCCTGCAAATGGGCTGCGTCAGCTTCACCCAGCGCTACTTCAAGGACGGCAAGATCACCCCGGCCCGCTACGCCCAGGCGTACACGGCGGCGCGGCTGGAGATCATGAGCATCGAACACGCTCTGCACCGCCTGACCTGGGATGAAGCCATTGGCTCCTCGGGCACCATCCGCGCCATCGGTCTGGCGCTGAAAGCCGGCGGCCATGGCACCGGCGAGGTGAATGCCGAAGGTCTGGCCTGGCTCAAGCGTCGCCTGTTCAAGCTCGGTGACGTCGACAAGATCGATTTTGAAGGCATCAAGCCGGATCGCCGGACTATTTTCCCGGCAGGTCTGGCGATTCTCGAAGCGATTTTCGACGCCCTCGAACTGCAACGCATGGATCACTGTGACGGTGCGCTGCGTGAAGGCGTGCTCTACGACCTGCTCGGCCGTCATCACCATGAGGACGTGCGCGAGCGCACCCTGACCTCGCTGATGGAGCGTTATCACGTCGACCTCGAACAAGCGGCGCGAGTTGAGCGCAAAGCCTTGCACGCGTTCGATCAAGTGGCTGTGGACTGGGAGCTGGATGACGGTATATGGCGCGAACTCCTCGGCTGGGCGGCGAAAGTGCACGAAGTCGGCCTCGATATTGCGCACTATCACTACCACAAGCACGGCGCCTACTTGATCGAGCATTCGGACCTCGCCGGCTTTTCCCGCGAAGACCAGCAGATGCTCGCGTTGCTGGTGCGTGGCCATCGCCGCAATATTCCGAAAGACAAGTTTGCCGACTTCGGTGACGACGGTGACAAGCTGATTCGCCTGTGTGTGCTGCTGCGCTTTGCGATCCTGTTCCACCACATTCGTGGCACGCAGACGATGCCGCAGGTGGTGTTGCACGCGAAGGGCAACACCCTGGATGTGGAGTTCCCGGAGAACTGGCTGGATGAAAATCAGCTGACTCAGGCGGATTTCGGCCTTGAGGCAGATTGGCTGACGCGGGTGGGGATTGTGCTCACGGTCCACTGA
- the ppk1 gene encoding polyphosphate kinase 1, with protein sequence MNTEGLTEVAVKEAQPVVEQITETPPELEPAPPAPVTEPVAAAPVIAIPGLDDSSLYIHRELSQLQFNIRVLEQALDESYPLLERLKFLLIFSSNLDEFFEIRVAGLKKQITFAREQAGADGLQPHQALARISELVHGHVDRQYAILNDILLPELEKHQVRFIRRRNWTVKLKTWVRRYFRDEIAPIITPIGLDPTHPFPLLVNKSLNFIVELEGIDAFGRDSGLAIIPAPRLLPRIIKVPEEVGGPGDNYVFLSSMIHAHADDLFQGMKVKGCYQFRLTRNADLALDSEDVEDLARALRGELFSRRYGDAVRLEVADTCPKHLSDYLLKQFNLSESELYQVNGPVNLTRLFSITGLDSHPELQYTPFTPQIPKLLQNSENIFSVVSKQDILLLHPFESFTPVVDLLRQAAKDPHVLAVRQTLYRSGANSEIVDALVDAARNGKEVTAVIELRARFDEESNLQLASRLQAAGAVVIYGVVGFKTHAKMMLILRREAGEIVRYAHLGTGNYHAGNAKLYTDYSLLTSDDALCEDVGKLFSQLIGMGKTLRMKKLLHAPFTLKKGMLDMITRETQFALDGKPAHIIAKFNSLTDPKIIRALYKASQSGVRIDLVVRGMCCLRPGIAGVSHNIHVRSIIGRFLEHTRVFYFLNGGDEQMFLSSADWMERNLDKRVETCFPVEGKKLLTRVKKELELYLTDNTHSWSLQSDGRYIRNTPTGNQNPRSAQATLLERLGSPILPVSS encoded by the coding sequence ATGAATACCGAAGGACTCACGGAAGTTGCAGTAAAAGAAGCTCAGCCGGTGGTCGAGCAAATCACCGAGACCCCGCCGGAACTGGAGCCTGCGCCACCCGCGCCAGTCACCGAACCTGTCGCGGCGGCGCCAGTGATTGCGATACCGGGCCTGGATGACAGCAGCCTGTACATCCACCGCGAGCTCTCGCAACTGCAATTCAACATCCGCGTGCTGGAGCAGGCGCTGGACGAGTCCTATCCGTTACTGGAACGCTTGAAGTTCCTGCTGATCTTTTCCAGCAACCTCGACGAATTCTTTGAAATCCGCGTCGCCGGCCTGAAGAAGCAGATCACCTTCGCTCGTGAACAGGCCGGTGCCGACGGCCTGCAACCGCATCAAGCGCTGGCGCGGATCAGCGAGCTGGTGCACGGTCACGTTGATCGTCAGTACGCGATCCTCAACGACATCCTGTTGCCGGAGCTGGAAAAGCACCAAGTGCGCTTCATCCGGCGCCGCAACTGGACGGTCAAGCTGAAGACCTGGGTGCGCCGCTACTTCCGCGACGAGATCGCGCCGATCATCACCCCGATCGGCCTCGACCCGACGCACCCGTTCCCGTTGCTGGTGAACAAGAGCCTGAACTTTATCGTCGAGCTCGAAGGTATCGACGCCTTTGGTCGCGACTCCGGTCTGGCGATCATCCCGGCGCCGCGCTTGCTGCCACGGATCATCAAGGTGCCGGAAGAAGTCGGTGGCCCGGGCGACAACTATGTGTTCCTGTCGTCGATGATCCACGCTCACGCCGATGACCTGTTCCAAGGCATGAAGGTAAAAGGCTGCTACCAGTTCCGTCTGACCCGAAACGCCGACCTGGCGCTCGACTCCGAAGACGTCGAAGACCTGGCCCGCGCCCTGCGTGGCGAGTTGTTCTCACGTCGTTACGGCGATGCGGTGCGTCTGGAAGTCGCTGATACCTGCCCAAAACACCTCTCGGATTACCTGCTCAAGCAGTTCAACCTGAGCGAGAGCGAGTTGTATCAGGTCAACGGCCCGGTCAACCTGACACGCCTGTTCAGCATCACCGGCCTGGACAGTCATCCGGAGCTGCAATACACGCCGTTCACCCCGCAGATCCCGAAACTGCTGCAGAACAGCGAAAACATCTTCAGCGTGGTCAGCAAGCAGGACATTCTCTTGCTGCACCCGTTCGAGTCGTTCACCCCGGTGGTCGACCTGCTGCGTCAGGCCGCCAAAGACCCGCACGTTCTCGCTGTGCGTCAGACCCTGTACCGCTCCGGCGCCAACTCCGAGATCGTCGATGCGCTGGTGGATGCCGCGCGTAACGGCAAGGAAGTGACAGCGGTCATCGAGCTGCGTGCGCGGTTTGACGAAGAATCCAACCTGCAACTGGCCAGCCGTCTGCAAGCGGCCGGTGCGGTGGTGATCTACGGCGTGGTCGGCTTCAAGACTCACGCCAAGATGATGCTGATCCTGCGTCGCGAGGCGGGCGAGATCGTCCGTTACGCGCACCTCGGCACCGGTAACTACCACGCCGGCAACGCCAAGCTGTACACCGACTACAGCTTGCTGACTTCCGACGACGCTTTGTGCGAAGACGTCGGCAAACTGTTCAGCCAGTTGATCGGCATGGGTAAAACCCTGCGCATGAAGAAGCTGCTGCATGCGCCGTTCACCCTGAAGAAGGGCATGCTCGACATGATCACCCGCGAGACGCAATTTGCGCTCGACGGCAAACCCGCGCACATCATCGCCAAGTTCAACTCGCTGACCGATCCGAAGATCATCCGCGCGTTGTACAAGGCCAGCCAGTCCGGTGTGCGCATCGATCTGGTGGTGCGCGGTATGTGCTGCCTGCGTCCGGGGATTGCCGGGGTTTCGCACAATATCCATGTGCGCTCGATCATCGGCCGCTTCCTCGAACATACCCGCGTGTTCTACTTCCTCAATGGCGGCGACGAGCAGATGTTCCTCTCCAGCGCCGACTGGATGGAGCGCAACCTCGACAAGCGCGTTGAGACTTGCTTCCCGGTCGAAGGCAAAAAACTGCTGACCCGGGTGAAGAAAGAGCTGGAACTGTATCTGACCGACAACACCCACAGCTGGAGCTTGCAGTCGGATGGTCGTTACATTCGCAACACGCCTACCGGCAACCAGAACCCGCGCAGTGCGCAGGCGACGTTGCTGGAGCGGTTGGGTAGCCCGATTTTGCCGGTGAGCAGCTAA